Below is a window of Nocardia asteroides DNA.
GGAGCCGAGCAGCTGACCGCAGCCCGCCGAGGGCAGGTGCAGCGCGCCGATGACATCGATCGGGTACTCGCTGGTGGGGATGGTGTCGTCGAGACCCGGCACCGCGATCGGCAGGTGCGCGAGCAGCGCGTCGCGATGCCTGCCGTTCATCGACACCATGCCCTTGGACGCGGTCTTCTCCGGCAGCTCGCGAGCGGTCAATCGCCATGCGGCGCCGACACTCACCGAGTCGGCGTCGCTGCCCGGCCGCAGCCGCACCGCGACCGTGGTGCCGCGTGAGGGCGCCACCCACAGCTGGGCGAGCAGGTCGGAGCCGAGCTGCTTCGGGTCCACCGCGCTGCCGATATTGACGGTGTTGCCGATCTCGGCGAACTTCCACCGCTGGGTCAGCGTGCGCGGGTCGAGGCCGGTGGTGATCTGCTGGACGGCCTTGCGGATCTCGGGCGCGGTGAGAATACGGGCGCTGCAGTCGGCGTCCTCGAGCGTGCGCATGATCCGCTGGGTGGCGATGGTGACCGCGCGGGAGGCGCCGTCGGTGCCGCCGCCGCGGCGGGCCGTCGCGTCGGGGCAGCGCACCGCGTCATAGCTGATCGCGAGCCAGACCGTGCGGTGCGCGGTGGCGGGCAGCGGGCCGAGCAGCGACTCGTAGATCGCGCCCGCCGGCGTGCCGGAGCGGCTGCGGTGGCCGTGGCTGATGATGTCGATGCCGCTGAGCAGGATGTCGTGCTGGTTGAGGCAGGCGGCCAGCTCCGGCAGGGGGAGCAGGTGCGAGGCGTGCACGGTGGTGCGGGCGATCCTGGTCAGCCCGCCCTTGGGCGGCAGCACCTCCACGACGGTGACCACCCGGCTGCCGTCCCAGTACAGGCCGAGCGAACGGCCGTCGGTGTCACGGAAGTCCACGGTGTCGCCCAGGGTGTATTCGCGCTTGCCCATGTAGTCGCGGACGGTGCCCAGCCAGTCGAGCAGCGTGCGCTTGCCGACCGGGATCAGCGGCACCACACCGACGACCACGGCGATACCGAGCGCGGGGAAGGGACCGAGGCCGCACACGAGCGCGATCAGGCCGACGGTCAGGCCGAGTACCTGGGCGATGAGCAGGTGTGGCATCGAGACGCGACCGAACAGTGGACGCGGACCAGCACCGGTGTACTCGGCCATTGGTTCCTCCCCCGAATGTGAACAAGTGCTGCCGGGAACTGTACTGTGTTGCCCGGACGAGAGCACTGTTCGGGGGAGGAACCATGCCTTCAAAACCCACCACACGCTGGCAGGTCAGCGGCTACCGCTTCCTGGTGCGGCGGATGGAGCACGCCCTGGTGCGGCGCGACGTGCGAATGCTGCACGACCCGATGCGCGCCCAATCACGTGCCTACGCAGTGGGTTTGGTACTCGGCATCCTGGTGCTGGCCGGTTGCGGCGTGCTCGCGCTGCTCAAGCCGCAGGACAAGATCGGCGACAGCAAGATCCTGATCGGCAAGGAATCCGGCGGGGTCTACGTGGTGATCGACGACGTGGTGCATCCCGCGCTGAACCTGGCTTCGGCCCGGCTCGCGGCCGGTGAGGCGTCCGAGGCGGCGATCGTCAAGGAATCCGAACTGGGCAAGAAGCCGCGCGGCCAGCTCATCGGCATCCCCGGCGCGCCCTCGTCGCTGCTCTACGACAAAGACGGCAAGGGCAGGCAGTGGACGGTCTGCGACCAGCTCAAGGCCGACGGCAGCGCGGATCTCACCACCTCGGTGCTCGCCGGTTCGCTCGAACTCGGCACCAAGGCCACCGAGATGGCGGGCAACAAGGCGCTGCTGGTGAAGGGCAAGGACGCGGTCTACCTCGTGTACGAGGGCAAGCGCGCGCGGGTCAAGATGGACGATCCCGCCGTCACCAGGGCGCTCGGCATCGGTGACGCCACTCCGCGGCCGATCGGCGAGGGTCTGCTCAACGCGATTCCCGAGGTGCTGCCGATCGTGACCCCCGTCATCGACAACCCGGGTGGAGTTCCGCCGTACAACGTCAGCAACCACAAGATCGGTGACGTCGTCCAGGTCTTCAACGAGCCGAACCAGAACTTCGTGGTGCTCCAGGACGGCCTGCAGCCGGTCTCCGCGCTGACCGCGCAGATCATCCGGAACGCGGTCAACACGACGATGTCCGGCACCACGATCCAGTCCACCGAACACACCTACGCGAACGTGTCGCGGGCGCTGAAGGTGGAGAACTACCCCAAGGACAAGCCCACCCTGGTGACCGAGAAGGACCAGCCGGTCAGCTGCCTCACCTGGAAGCCGATCGCGGGCGCCACCGACAACGCCGACGCCACCGCGCGCGCCGAACTGTCCGTGCTCACCGGCATCGCGCTGCCGATCCCGGACAAGGCCAAGCTGGTGACGCTGGCCCAGGCAGACGGTTCCAAGTCCAATGTCGACTCGGTCTACATCCCGCCCGCCTCGGGCGCCTACGTGCAGACCACCGGCATCGAGCCCGACAGCAGGCGCAAGGACAGCCTCTTCTACATCGCCGACACCGGAGTTCGCTTCGGCATCAAGAACTCCGACGCGGTGAAGGCGCTCGGCCTGGAGAGCGTCAAGGCCGAACCCGCGCCGTGGCCGATCGTCGGCCTGCTGGCCGGTGGCCCGAGCCTCGGCCGGGAAGACGCCATGGTCGCGCACGACGGCGTCGCACCCGACCCGTCGCCGGCCAAGACCCCGGTCGCGACGGTCGCGCCCTCGGCCAACTAGCCCGGCGGCGTCCCGGACCGCTCGCGCAACTCGGCCACCTCGGTGCGCAGCGCGCGGACTTCCTCGACGAGTTCGGCCAGCGTGCGCTCGGCCCGGTCGGCGGCGTCGTCGACGGTCTTGAGCTGTTCGACGACCCAGCTCGTCATGGTGCCGATGGCGAAGGAGATCAGCCCGATGCCGAGCGTCATCAAGACCAGCGACACCAGGCGGCCCTCGGTGGTCACCGGGTAGACGTCGCCGTAGCCGACGGTGGTCACCGAAACCGCCGACCACCACAGCGCGTCACCGAAGGTCTTGATCTTGCTGTCCGGCGCGCCGTACTCGGCGTCGAAGAAGGCCAGGCTCGACAGCACCAGGATCAGCAGCGAACTGCTCGCGACGAAGGTGACCAGGCGGGTCCGCGCCTTCGTCGCCCGGTTCACCGTGTCCAGCAGCAGCAACGCGGCCCGGACCAGCCGCAGCGGCCGGAACGGCGGCACGAGCACCACGAGCAGGTCGAGCGGGTGTTTGCGGACGAACCGCAGCCGGTTGGTCGACAACCACAGCCGCACCCCGAAGTCGACCGCGAACACCGCCCAGATGGCGATGTCGGCCATCAGCAGTGTGCGGTCGAGCCGCGGTGAGACATCGGTGTCGAGCACCCGCCAGGCGTAGAGCACCAGGAACAGCACGGCCAGCGTCATCATCGGGACGTTGGTCGTGCTCTCCCACCGCTGCCTGCGGGTCAGGGCGACGGCTGCATCGGTCGATCGGTCATGCGAACTGCGCACGGGAGGACCGTACCGCGTTCTATGTCGATCGATTCAGTCGTCGGAGTTGGCGCCGAACTTCCGCCGCAGCGGGAACGACGCGAGCACACCGAGGACGAGGATCACCGCGAGCAGCCCGGTTCCGATCAGCGCGACATTGCGGGCGTCGTGATCCGGCGCGGGCGCGGCGGCGGGCACCGCGAGCTGCACGCTGCGCGCCGGCGATGCCTTCTTGGGCGGCAGTTCCCTCGGCACCTCGTTGGTCAGCGCGGCCACCGGGTCCACCGCGCCGTAGCCGATGTACGGATTCCAGCCCTCGGCCGGCGCGTGCGCCGTCGCCTGCAGCCGCTGAATGACCTGCTTGGCACTGAGATTTGGGAACCGCTCGCGCACCAGCGCCGCCACCCCGGCCACATACGGCGAGGCGAAACTGGTGCCGCTGTAGGCCATGTACTTGCCCTGGTTGTCGTACTTCCCGTCGGAGATGCCGGTGGTTCGGGCGTCGAGCGAGGTGATGCCCTCGCCGGGCGCCGCGATGCCGACCCACGGACCCGGCACGGAGAACTTCGAGGGCGCGCCGTTGTCGTTGATCGAGCCCACCGACAGCACGTAGTCGTCGTACCAGGCCGGATTGACGTAGGTACGGATGGTGTCCCAGAGATCCTCGGCGGGTTTCAGCGGGTCGGGACCGGGATTGCCGTTCTTGCAGTTGTCGTCGGTGTTGCCCGCCGAGGTGACGATGACGACGTCCTTCTCCACGGCCGCGTACTGCACGGCGGCGCCGAGCGCGCCGAAGGCCACCTCGTCCTTGGGCGAACTGCTGTTGCAGGCGACCAGCGAGATATTGATGACGCGGGCGCCGAAGTCGGCGGCCCGGCGGATCGCCGCGGCCAGCGAGGACACCTTGCCGTAGCCGTCGGGCCGGTCCTCGGGCGACTTGTTCCGCCCCGCGCCCTCCTGCTGGTACAGCGCGCTGGTCTGCCGGATGCTCAGGATCCTGGCCTCCGGCGCGACACCGGCGAACCCCTGCCCGGGAACCTGGGTGGCGCCGATGATCCCGGCGACGACGGTGCCGTGTACGTCGCAGTCCTCGGTCCCGTCCCCACCGGCCGCGACGTAGTCACCGCCCGCCCACAGATCCGGCAGCCGCGGGTGCTGCGACACCCCGGTGTCGATCACCGCGACGAGCTGACCGGCGCCCTTGGCGAACTGCCAGGCCCGCTCCAGATCCAGCGACCGCTGACTCGACGGAATCACCGTCGAGGTGCTGGCCTGGGTCCGGTAGCACATGCCGTTCACGCCGCTGGCGTGCTCGGTCTTCTCCGCGGGCACGGCCGGGTCACCCGCGGGCAGGAGCCCGGGATTGATCGCGGGCGGGCGATCGGCGTGCGCCGTTCCCGTCAGCCCGATTCCGGCGTTGATCCCGATGGCCACGGCAACGGCCGTCAGCCGAAGCCCGAGCCTCACAGTCCGCGAACCAGCGCGTAGAGCTCGGCGACCCAGAACACCAGCGGCAGCACCGCGGCGACGAACGCGTACTCGAGCAGCTCGGCGGCCCGGCGCATCGGCGGGGTGGCCGACTGGTTCGGCACGATCAGGCCGATCACCAGCGCCGCGACCAGGATCACCAGCGCGGTGCCGAAAACGACCAGCGGCTGGTTCATCTCGACGGCGATGCCGATCAGCATCAGCAGCACGATGGACGCGCCACCGGCGATCAGCACGACCGCCTGCTCGGCGCCCGCGTAGGTGCGGCTGCGGAACATCAGCACCACCGAGCACACCAGCGCCAGCGCGATGCCGGGCCAGTAGGGATCGTCGGACCCGGCGTCGACCGAGAGCAGCGCACCGACGACGGTGACCAGGGTGGTCGCCGCGACGAGCCCGGCGAGGTAGTTGCGCGCCCGCTCCGACCGGCCCCGCAGCGCGTCCAGGGTGGGCAGCGCGCGGTGGTCGTCCGGATCGTCCTCGGTCGGATCGATCGGGGTACCCGGCGAGGGCACCGGCGGCAACGGCAGCTTGGCCAGCAGCATCGAAACCCGCGGCGCCAGTGACAGACCCGTCAGACCGGCGGCGGCGACGACCGCGCCGATCGCCTTGACCGGCTGATCGGTGAGCAGCCCCACGAGGGCGGCCGGCACGGCGAACACCGAGATCGCGGCCGTGCCGATGAACAGCGCCAGACCCACGCCGGTGACCCGCCAGGCGAGTACCGCGGTGGCGCCGAGCAGCGCGAAGCCGAACAGCAGATGGGCCCAGCCGTAATGATCGGGGACCAGCAGCATGCCGCCGGTGAACGCGGCGGGCAGCGCGCAGCCACCGATGACCAGCGCGGCGGAGGTGTCGCCGTACATCCGGCTGAGCACGGTGCCCGCGACGACACAGAGGATCGCGACCAGCAGCGCCAGCGACCCGGTCACCCAGAACGGCAGCGCCGCGGGCGCGGCGAGCAGGCCGAAGCAGCCGACCAGCATGGTGATCGCGGCCAGCACCGACCCGGTGATGCGCGCCGTCTTCGGTGTCCAACTGCGGTAATGCTCCGCGTCGGCGATCGCGACGTTGTACATGATGTCGTCGAACAGCGGCGTCGGCGCGGTGTGCGAGGCGCTCTCCAGCATCAGCAGCTCGCCGTCGCGCACGCCGTGCTCGCCGAGGCTGAGCGAATTCGAGAACGGGGGATGGCCGATGCGCGCGAGGACCCACTCGGCCGGCTCGTAGCGTTCGCCGTCGTTGTCGAAATCGTTCGACCGGCTGTGCTGAGCGACCATGTCGACCACGCTCGGGATGACGAGAGCGACCGGCACATCGACCGGAATCGCCATGTCGACCTGCGTGTGCTTGGCCAGGATCGTCACCCGGGCAAGGTCCGGTGCGCGAACGATGCCGCGCGCGGAGTCCTCCTCCAGATGATCGAGTCGCGCGTGCGTCAAAACTCCCCCAACTCCGTCTCTACCTCGTGTTTCCGCTGGACCGCTCGGGCGATCGACAGTTTGCGGAACTCACTGTTCGGACAGCAGAATGCCTGACGAACCATACGACATGTCGGCCGCGACCTCTACACTGAGCCCGTCGCGAGGACAGTCGGCGAGTAGTCAAGCAGGGGGAGTCTTCGACCATGAGCACAGTCCGGTTCCAGCGCCGTGCCCGGCGCGAGATGCCGCGCACGCCTGGTGGCGAGGTCACCCTGCAGCCGCCGCCCGAAATCCCGCGCATCACCCCGGGCAACCTGCTGATGAAGCTCATGCCCGTCGTCATGGTTGTCGGCATGGTCGGCATGATGGCGCTGATGTTCACGCAGGGCAGCGGCATGCTCCGCAACCCGATGTCGATGATGTTCCCGCTGATGATGATCATGTCGATGGCCACCATGTTCGGCCAGGGCAGCGGTAAAGGGGCCAAGGCAGCCGAGGCCAACGAGGACCGCAAGGACTACCTGCGCTACCTCGACCAGGTCCGCAAGGACGTCGACGAGACCGCCACCCAGCAGCGCGCCGCCGTCGAGTGGAGCCACCCCGAGCCCGGCCTGATCTGGATGCTCGCCGGCACCAGCCGCATGTGGGAACGCCGCTCCGGCGACAAGGACTTCTGCCACGCCCGCATCGGGCTCGGCGGTCAGCGCCTGGCCACCCGCCTGGTCGCCCCCGAGACCGGCCCGGTCGAGGAGCTCGAGCCGATCGCCGCGGTCTCGCTGCGCCGCTTCGTCCGCGCCCACTCCACCGTCCCCGACCTGCCCACCGCCATCGCGGTCAAGGGCTTCGGCACCATCGCCCTCGACGGCGACCGCGCCCAGGCCCGCGACATGACCCGCGCGATGTTGTTGCAGCTGTGCATGTTCCAGGCGCCCGACCAGGTGCTCGTCGCCGTGGTCTGCGGCCCGGACACCGCGCGCGAGTGGGAGTGGACCAAGTGGCTCCCGCACACCCAGCACCCCGAGGTGTCCGACGGCATCGGCACCCAGCGCATGTTCTACGGCTCCATCCGCGAGGCACTGAGCAGCCTGCACCCGCTGCTCGGCAACCGTGTGCGCTACTCGCGCAACCAGCCGAACAACCCGAACCTGGTGCACGTGGTGATCGTCGTCGACGGCGGTCTGCTCGAGGCCGAGGACGACCAGCTGCGCGAGTCCGGCTACGAGGGCGTCACCATCATCGACCTGTGCAATTACGCACCGCGCCTCGCGGTTTCGCGCGGCATCAAGATGGTCGTGGAAGACGGCGAGTGCCTCGGCCGCGGCGCCACCGGCAACCAGGAACGCTTCGCCACCATCGACCGGGTCAGCGCCGAACAGGCCCAGCAGGCCGCCCGCCGCCTCGCCCCCTACCGCGCCGCCACCCAGCGCAGCAGCGACGTCGAGACCGACGACACCGAGACCATCTCCACCTGGGCGCAGCTGATGGGCCTCGGCGACATCGGCAACTTCAACCCCGCCAGCGCCTGGCGCCCCCGCTACGGCCGCGAGCGCCTGCGCGTCCCGTTCGGCGTCGGCGCCGACGGCAACCCGGTGGAACTCGACATCAAGGAAGCCGCCGAGAACGGCATGGGCCCGCACGGCCTGTGCATCGGCGCCACCGGTTCCGGTAAGTCGGAATTCCTGCGCACCCTGGTGCTCAGCCTGCTCGCCACCCACTCGCCCGACCAGCTCAACCTGGTCCTGGTCGACTTCAAGGGTGGCGCCACCTTCCTCGGCCTCGACGGCGTCCCGCACGTCGCCGCGGTCATCACCAACCTGGAAGAGGAAGCCGACCTCGTCGACCGTATGAAGGACGCCCTGGCCGGCGAGATGAACCGCCGCCAGGAAGTCCTGCGTCAGGCGGGCAACTTCGCCAACGTCTCCGAATACGAGAAGGCCCGCGCCGCCGGCGCCGACCTCGACCCGCTGCCCGCCCTGTTCGTCGTGCTCGACGAGTTCTCCGAACTCCTCACCCAGCACCCCGATTTCGCGGAACTGTTCGTGATGATCGGCCGCCTCGGCCGCTCGCTGCACGTCCACCTGCTGCTCGCCTCCCAGCGCCTGGAAGAGGGCAAGCTCAAGGGCCTGGAATCCCACCTGTCCTACCGCATCGGCCTGAAGACTTTCTCCGCCAACGAGTCCCGCCAGGTCCTCGGCGTCCCCGACGCCTACAACCTGCCCAACTCACCTGGTGGCGGCTACCTCAAGGCCGACTCCGGCGAGATCCAGCGCTTCCAGGCCTCCTACGTCTCCGGCGCCTACGTCGGCGGCGGCTCCCAGCGCGAGGTCACCAGCGCGGGCATCGTCGGCGGCGAGATCGACGTCAACGCCCGCCCGTTCAGCGCCAACCACGTCGCCTTCCGCACCTCGGACCGCGTCCCGGTCCCGGTGGAGTCGACGTTCGAACCGGAAACCCCCAGCGAGGACGGCGAGCAGGTCTCCAACCTGAACATGCTCGTGGCCCGGATCAACGGCCACGGCCGCGCCGCCCACGAGATCTGGCTGCCCCCGCTGGACGAGGCGCCCACCCTCGACCAGCTCATCCCGCGCTCGATCCTCACCGGCGAGTACTCCGCGCAGGCCACCTTGCGCGCGCCCATCGGCATCGTCGACCGCCCGTACGACCAGCGCCGCGACCCGATGATGGTCGACCTGTCCGGCTCCCGCGGCCACGTCGCGATCGTCGGTGGCCCCCAGTCCGGCAAGTCGACCGCGCTGCGCTCGCTGGTGATGGCCATGTCGATGTCGCACACGGCCGAGCAGGTGCAGTTCTACTGCCTCGACTTCGGTGGCGGCACCCTGTCCAGCCTCGCGGGCCTCCCGCACGTCGGTTCCGTCGC
It encodes the following:
- the eccE gene encoding type VII secretion protein EccE; amino-acid sequence: MAEYTGAGPRPLFGRVSMPHLLIAQVLGLTVGLIALVCGLGPFPALGIAVVVGVVPLIPVGKRTLLDWLGTVRDYMGKREYTLGDTVDFRDTDGRSLGLYWDGSRVVTVVEVLPPKGGLTRIARTTVHASHLLPLPELAACLNQHDILLSGIDIISHGHRSRSGTPAGAIYESLLGPLPATAHRTVWLAISYDAVRCPDATARRGGGTDGASRAVTIATQRIMRTLEDADCSARILTAPEIRKAVQQITTGLDPRTLTQRWKFAEIGNTVNIGSAVDPKQLGSDLLAQLWVAPSRGTTVAVRLRPGSDADSVSVGAAWRLTARELPEKTASKGMVSMNGRHRDALLAHLPIAVPGLDDTIPTSEYPIDVIGALHLPSAGCGQLLGSDDEGNGVAARIIGAGISSVYVAGELYLAQQLVFRALAVGERVLVRTDRAHAWEQLVNTVGNPERLTLAVETHQSDAGFTATVVDGVLAPAPHAGVTTIYLTGDPNGWPASRPDLEIFQPNAIGNRVVLRTGTTRVNLTLVSIPREATYIGQPRGQRSMAPA
- the eccB gene encoding type VII secretion protein EccB, whose translation is MPSKPTTRWQVSGYRFLVRRMEHALVRRDVRMLHDPMRAQSRAYAVGLVLGILVLAGCGVLALLKPQDKIGDSKILIGKESGGVYVVIDDVVHPALNLASARLAAGEASEAAIVKESELGKKPRGQLIGIPGAPSSLLYDKDGKGRQWTVCDQLKADGSADLTTSVLAGSLELGTKATEMAGNKALLVKGKDAVYLVYEGKRARVKMDDPAVTRALGIGDATPRPIGEGLLNAIPEVLPIVTPVIDNPGGVPPYNVSNHKIGDVVQVFNEPNQNFVVLQDGLQPVSALTAQIIRNAVNTTMSGTTIQSTEHTYANVSRALKVENYPKDKPTLVTEKDQPVSCLTWKPIAGATDNADATARAELSVLTGIALPIPDKAKLVTLAQADGSKSNVDSVYIPPASGAYVQTTGIEPDSRRKDSLFYIADTGVRFGIKNSDAVKALGLESVKAEPAPWPIVGLLAGGPSLGREDAMVAHDGVAPDPSPAKTPVATVAPSAN
- a CDS encoding potassium channel family protein, which gives rise to MRSSHDRSTDAAVALTRRQRWESTTNVPMMTLAVLFLVLYAWRVLDTDVSPRLDRTLLMADIAIWAVFAVDFGVRLWLSTNRLRFVRKHPLDLLVVLVPPFRPLRLVRAALLLLDTVNRATKARTRLVTFVASSSLLILVLSSLAFFDAEYGAPDSKIKTFGDALWWSAVSVTTVGYGDVYPVTTEGRLVSLVLMTLGIGLISFAIGTMTSWVVEQLKTVDDAADRAERTLAELVEEVRALRTEVAELRERSGTPPG
- the mycP gene encoding type VII secretion-associated serine protease mycosin, which gives rise to MAIGINAGIGLTGTAHADRPPAINPGLLPAGDPAVPAEKTEHASGVNGMCYRTQASTSTVIPSSQRSLDLERAWQFAKGAGQLVAVIDTGVSQHPRLPDLWAGGDYVAAGGDGTEDCDVHGTVVAGIIGATQVPGQGFAGVAPEARILSIRQTSALYQQEGAGRNKSPEDRPDGYGKVSSLAAAIRRAADFGARVINISLVACNSSSPKDEVAFGALGAAVQYAAVEKDVVIVTSAGNTDDNCKNGNPGPDPLKPAEDLWDTIRTYVNPAWYDDYVLSVGSINDNGAPSKFSVPGPWVGIAAPGEGITSLDARTTGISDGKYDNQGKYMAYSGTSFASPYVAGVAALVRERFPNLSAKQVIQRLQATAHAPAEGWNPYIGYGAVDPVAALTNEVPRELPPKKASPARSVQLAVPAAAPAPDHDARNVALIGTGLLAVILVLGVLASFPLRRKFGANSDD
- the eccD gene encoding type VII secretion integral membrane protein EccD gives rise to the protein MTHARLDHLEEDSARGIVRAPDLARVTILAKHTQVDMAIPVDVPVALVIPSVVDMVAQHSRSNDFDNDGERYEPAEWVLARIGHPPFSNSLSLGEHGVRDGELLMLESASHTAPTPLFDDIMYNVAIADAEHYRSWTPKTARITGSVLAAITMLVGCFGLLAAPAALPFWVTGSLALLVAILCVVAGTVLSRMYGDTSAALVIGGCALPAAFTGGMLLVPDHYGWAHLLFGFALLGATAVLAWRVTGVGLALFIGTAAISVFAVPAALVGLLTDQPVKAIGAVVAAAGLTGLSLAPRVSMLLAKLPLPPVPSPGTPIDPTEDDPDDHRALPTLDALRGRSERARNYLAGLVAATTLVTVVGALLSVDAGSDDPYWPGIALALVCSVVLMFRSRTYAGAEQAVVLIAGGASIVLLMLIGIAVEMNQPLVVFGTALVILVAALVIGLIVPNQSATPPMRRAAELLEYAFVAAVLPLVFWVAELYALVRGL
- a CDS encoding type VII secretion protein EccC, whose amino-acid sequence is MSTVRFQRRARREMPRTPGGEVTLQPPPEIPRITPGNLLMKLMPVVMVVGMVGMMALMFTQGSGMLRNPMSMMFPLMMIMSMATMFGQGSGKGAKAAEANEDRKDYLRYLDQVRKDVDETATQQRAAVEWSHPEPGLIWMLAGTSRMWERRSGDKDFCHARIGLGGQRLATRLVAPETGPVEELEPIAAVSLRRFVRAHSTVPDLPTAIAVKGFGTIALDGDRAQARDMTRAMLLQLCMFQAPDQVLVAVVCGPDTAREWEWTKWLPHTQHPEVSDGIGTQRMFYGSIREALSSLHPLLGNRVRYSRNQPNNPNLVHVVIVVDGGLLEAEDDQLRESGYEGVTIIDLCNYAPRLAVSRGIKMVVEDGECLGRGATGNQERFATIDRVSAEQAQQAARRLAPYRAATQRSSDVETDDTETISTWAQLMGLGDIGNFNPASAWRPRYGRERLRVPFGVGADGNPVELDIKEAAENGMGPHGLCIGATGSGKSEFLRTLVLSLLATHSPDQLNLVLVDFKGGATFLGLDGVPHVAAVITNLEEEADLVDRMKDALAGEMNRRQEVLRQAGNFANVSEYEKARAAGADLDPLPALFVVLDEFSELLTQHPDFAELFVMIGRLGRSLHVHLLLASQRLEEGKLKGLESHLSYRIGLKTFSANESRQVLGVPDAYNLPNSPGGGYLKADSGEIQRFQASYVSGAYVGGGSQREVTSAGIVGGEIDVNARPFSANHVAFRTSDRVPVPVESTFEPETPSEDGEQVSNLNMLVARINGHGRAAHEIWLPPLDEAPTLDQLIPRSILTGEYSAQATLRAPIGIVDRPYDQRRDPMMVDLSGSRGHVAIVGGPQSGKSTALRSLVMAMSMSHTAEQVQFYCLDFGGGTLSSLAGLPHVGSVASRLDPDKVRRTVAEMTNLVRQREKRFHQLGIESMVEFRRLRAMDPNSSPAAAGAHADPYGDAFLVIDGFGTIRQDYDALEQPITNLALQGLSYGVHVVIALSRWMEARPALKDQIGTRIELRLGDPMDSDIGRKFATLVPQGRPGRGITPDALHMLMALPRVDGSSDPLDLSAGVAHAVELLAQRTPGRPAPGTRTLPDLLERDELLRAMRNWPAEIDRSRPNLQVPVGVNESELAPVLLNLADTPHFLAFGESECGKTALLRGICQGIVESNTPKQAKIILGDYRRTLLGTVEGDHLAGYAPASEILTPFVQQVAGILKSRMPGANITQQELRARSWWTGPELYLIIDDYDLVVTGTGNPLSPLVEFIPHAKDIGFHLIIARRSGGASRALYEPVLSRMRDVGCIGLVMSGNRDEGQLFGNVRPSAMPPGRGTLVTRNAVDLVQLAWSPAL